Within the Thiohalobacter sp. IOR34 genome, the region CAGCTCTTCGATCCAGATGAAGCCGCGGGTGCGGACGTTGATGGTGACGTGCGAGCGCTGGTTGTGGGCGCCGTAGTCCGAGATCTTCTTCGAGCAGGGGCAGAGGCTGGTCACCGGCACCACGATCTTGATGTTCATCTGCGGCCGGCCATCGCGGATCTCGCCGATGAAGGTCACGTCATAGTCCATCAGACTCTGCACCCCGGACACCGGCGCCGTCTTGTTGACGAAATAGGGGAAGTTCATCTCGATGTGGCCGGCCTCGGCCTCCAGCAGCTCGGTCATCTCGCCGAGCATCTCCTTGAAGGAGTCGACGGTGATCTCCTTCTCGTGGCGATTGAGGATCTCCACGAAGCGTGACATGTGCGTGCCCTTGAAGTTGTGTGGCAGGTTGACGTACATGTTGAAGGTGGCGACGGTGTGCTGCTCGCCGTCGGAGCGGTCGCTGATCCGCACCGGATGGCGGATGTCCTTGATACCCACCTTGTCGATGGCGATCTGGCGCGTGTCGGCGCTGCTCTGGACATCGGCGATAGGGCAGCAGCCGGTCTCGCTGCCGGGCTTGGGCTGGCTCATGGCAGATCAATCCTCTGTATAGCGAACGCAGGCGCGGTCCGTTTCCCACAGGGTCACCGAGCGGACCCTGACGCGGTCGTCGTTCAGGATCTGCGCCAGTTCGCGATAGAAATAGGCCGCGATGTTCTCCGCGGTCGGGTTGGTTGCGTCGAAGGGCGGCAGCTCGTTCAGGTACTGATGGTCGAGCCGCCCGGCGATGTCATTGGCGGACCGCTTGATGAGCTTGAAGTCCAGTCCCATGCCGATCTCGTCCAGCTGGCGTGCCTCGACCTCGACCTCGACCTTCCAGTTGTGGCCGTGCATGCGCGCACAGGCGCCCGGGTAGCCGCGCAGGGTATGGGCTGCGGCGAACTCGGTCAGGACCCGCAGGGTGTAGCAGGCGCTCATCTGCGCCTCCCGGAGGGCCAGGGGAACGGCTGGCCGGTTGCACAAGGGGCTTTCATCTAACTGGCATCCGCTTTGCTGAAAGAGGCGGGCTGCGAGACTAAGCGATCGTCCCCGGCTGCGCAATTTCCGCCACCCAGCCGCCGGTTTATGACCGCGCAGATGCCAGCCACATCCAGCCCGCAGTCGGCGAGCAGTTCCTCGCGGCTGCCCTGTTCGACGAAGCCGTCGGGCAGGCCGAGATTGAGCAGGGCCGGCTGCAGACCGGCCGCGGCCAGGCATTCGCCGACGCCGGCCCCGGCTCCGCCAGCGACCACGTTTTCCTCCAGGGTGACCAGCAGCCCGTGCTCAGCCGCCAGCTCACGGATCATCGCCTCGTCCAGTGGCTTGACGAAGCGCATGTTGACCACGGTGGCATCCAGACGTTCACCGGCCTCCAGGGCTGCGGCGAGCAGGCTGCCGAAGGCGAGCAGGGCGACGTGCCGGCCGCGGCGCCGCAGTTCGGCCCGGCCGATCGGCAGATCCTGCATCTCGCGCTGCACGCTGGCGCCGGGCCCCGTGCCACGCGGGTAGCGTACCGCGGCCGGTCCCTCGTGGCGATGGGCGGTGTACAGCATCTGCCGGCATTCGTTCTCGTCAGAGGGGGCCATCAGCAGCAGATTGGGGACGCAGCGCAGATAGCTGAGGTCGAAGCTGCCGGCGTGGGTGGGGCCATCCGGGCCGACCAGGCCGGCGCGGTCGATGGCGAAGGTCACCGGCAGGTTCTGCAGTGCCACGTCGTGGATCAGCTGGTCGTAGGCGCGCTGCAGGAAGGTGGAGTAGATGGCGACCACCGGGCGAAACCCCTCGCAGGCCAGGCCGGCTGCAAAGGTGACACTGTGCTGCTCGGCGATGCCGACGTCGAAATAGCGCTCGGGGTAGCGCTCGGAGAATTCCACCAGGCCGGAGCCCTCGCGCATCGCCGGGGTGATGGCGACCAGTTGCGGGTCGGCCTCGGCCATGTCGCAGATCCAGTCGCCGAATATCCGGGTGTAACTCGGTCCGCTGCTGCTGCCTGCCTCGACCTTGCCGCTGTGCGGGTCGAAGCGGCCGACGCCGTGGAAGGCGCAGGGGCTGGCCTCGGCCGGCGGGTAGCCCTTGCCCTTGCGGGTCACCACGTGCAGCAGACGCGGGCCGTGCAGGCCGCGCACGTTCTCCAGGGTGCGGATCAGCATCGGCAGGTCGTGGCCATCGATCGGACCGAGGTAGTTGAAACCCAGTTCCTCGAACAGGGTGCCGGGGACCACCATGCCCTTCATGTGTTCCTCGGCGCGGCGTGCCAGCTCGGCCACCGGCGGCAGATTCTTCAGCACCCGCTTGCCGCCCTCGCGCATGGTCGAATACATGCGTCCGGCCAGCAGCCGGCCGAAATAGTTCGACAGGGCGCCGACATTGGGCGAGATCGACATCTCGTTGTCGTTGAGGATCACCAGCAGGTCGGCGTCTGCGTCGCCGGCGTGGTTCAGCGCCTCGAAGGCCTGGCCGGCGGTCATGGCGCCATCGCCGATGATCGCCACCACGCGTCGCCGCTCGCCGCTGCGCGCGGCGGCCAGGGCCATGCCGGTGGCGGCGCTGATCGAGGTGCTGGAGTGGCCGACGCCAAAGCTGTCGTAGGGGCTCTCGTCGCGTTTCGGGAAGCCGGACAGGCCGCCCTTCTGGCGCAGGCTGGCCATCTGCCGGCGGCGTCCGGTGAGGATCTTGTGCGGGTAGCTCTGGTGACCGACATCCCACACCAGCCGGTCCTCCGGCGTGTCGTAGACGTAGTGCAGGGCGAGCGTCAGCTCCACGGTGCCGAGGCCGGCGGCGAGATGCCCGCCGGTGCGGCTGACCGATTCGATCAGGAAGGCGCGCAGCTCGCGGGCCAGCTCGGGCAGCCGCTGCGGGGGCAGGGTGCGCAAATCGGCAGGCGAATCAATGCGTTCCAGCAGGGGGTAGGCGCTGTCGCTCATGCGGGAAAGGTCGCTCAAAGCAAAGAATTATCCCGCTTGGGCTGCCGCTATTCAAGGCCGGCCCCGGCAGGGGGGGGCCTGTCCTCGATCTCCCGCCGTCACAGTCGCTGGGTGATGACTCGGGCTAGCCCTGATATTGCACCAAGGCGGCCCGCATGATCGGAGTGCAGGCTGACATACAAGGCCGGGAGGCTCGCAAATGGCTCCTCACGGCGGGGTACGGTTTGTGGCAGGCTCCGTGGGCCGGGGTGGCAGGATGGCGGGTACCCCTTGCGCCTCGATCGCGGCCTGGAGACCGCTCCTACAAAACAAGAGGTTCCGCCCTACCCTGTAGGAGCGGCGTCCACGCCGCGATTTTGGTGGCAACCCCCATCGCGGCCGGGAGGCCGCTCCTACGGAGCATGGCGGCACAATATGTTGTCGTAGGAGCGGTCTCCAGGCCGCGATCGGGGGATCCACGGCGGGCAGTGCCCGGGGTCAATCGAACAGGCACAAAGCCGGGTTACGGGTTCCCGACCCATTTGCCAGTCTGCACGCCGATCAGCGGGCCGCCTTGTTGCAATATCCGCTAGTGATTGCGCTCGACGATGTAGCGGGCGATGCCGCGCAGCGGATCGGCTGTGGCATCGAATTCGCGCAGGCTGTGCAGGGCATCGTCGACCAGTTCCCGGGCGCGGCTGCGTGCGCCGTCCAGGCCGAGCAGGGCGGGATAGGTGGGCTTGTCCAGGGACTGGTCGGCGCCGGCGGTCTTGCCCAGGGTGGCGGTGTCGCCCTCCACGTCGAGGATGTCGTCCTGGATCTGGAAGGCCAGTCCGATGCACTTGGCATAATGATCGAGGTGCTGGAGGCTGTCCTCGGCCACGTCCGGCCGGCACAGGGCACCCATCACCACCCCGGCACGGATCAGCGCCCCGGTCTTGTGGATGTGCATGTCTTCCAGCTCGGCGAGGGTCAGCGTCTGGCCGACCGAGGCCAGGTCGATGGCCTGGCCGCCGACCATGCCGCGCGAGCCGGCGCTGCGCGCCAGCAGCTCGATCATGCGCAGCCGGGTTGCGGGGGGCAACGCCTCGCCGCGCCGCGCCAGGATGTCGAAGGCCAGGGTCTGCAGGGCATCGCCGGCGAGGATCGCCTCGGCCTCACCGAAGGCCCGGTGGCAGGTCGGCCGGCCGCGGCGCAGCTCGTCGTCGTCCATCGCCGGCAGATCGTCGTGGATCAGGGAGTAGGCGTGGATGCATTCCAGCGCGGCGGCGGGCACGTCGAGCACGCCGGGGGCGGCACCCACGGCCCGACCGCTGGCGTAGACCAGCACTGGCCGGATGCGCTTGCCGCCGTCCAGCGTGGCATAGCGCATCGCCTCGTGAAGCCGCTGGGGATGGGTGGCCGCCGCCGGCAGCCAGCGTTGCAGCGCCGCCTCGATCCGCGCGCGTGCCTCGTCCAGGAAGGCCTGCAGGCCGGGCTCAGCCGGCGTCGGGGTTGTCGAAGGCTTCGGGTTCGCCATGGTCTTCGAGGAGTTGTTCCACTTTCTGCTCGGCGGCCTGCAGGGCCTGCTGGCAGCTGCGGGTGAGCTGGATGCCGCGTTCGAAGGACTTGAGCGACTCCTCCAGGCTCATGTCGCCCTGTTCCATCTTCTCGACCAGCGCCTCCAGTTCGGCGAGGGTCTTCTCGAAATCCGGCGGGGACTTTTTGCGGGGCACGCGGCGGGTTTCCTGTGTTGGTAAAGGTACAAGCGCTTTACGGTAGCGTGCCGGAGGTATAGGGTCAACGCGGCGGCGTGCGTGACGGCATGCCACTTGACAGGTCGTGTCGGCCTGTTTAGAGTCGATGCCCCAGTTTTAGACTGAGTCTAATTTGGGGGTGGGCGGTGGTCCGCCCCCGGTCTCAACCCTATCCGGAGGAAGCCAGTTATGGAACTGAAAGGCAGCAAGACCGAAGAGAATCTGAAGGCCGCATTCGCGGGCGAGTCCCAGGCCAACCGGCGCTATCTCTATTTCGCCACCAAGGCCGACGTGGAAGGCTACAATGACGTGGCCGCCGTGTTCCGCTCCACCGCGGAAGGCGAGACCGGTCATGCCCATGGCCACCTGGAATACCTGGAGGCCGTCGGTGACCCGGCCACCGGCCTGCCGATCGGCAGCACCGCCGACAACCTGAAGGCGGCCATCGCCGGCGAGACCCACGAGTACACCGACATGTACCCGGGCATGGCCAAGACGGCCCGCGATGAGGGTTTCGACGAGATCGCCGACTGGTTCGAGACCCTGGCCAAGGCCGAGCGCTCGCACGCCAACCGTTTCCAGAAGGCACTGGATACGCTGGACGACTGAACGCCGGCTTCAGGGTCTGAACGGACGGAAGGGGTCGGCGCTGTGCCGGCCCTTTCTGTTTCGGCGCAGTGTCGATCATCTTAGGGCCTGTTAACAGGCCCCTGGTAGCAGGAGGAGGCAGCATGTCAGCACCTACCGAAGGCAAGCGCGAGGGCAGTCTGGAGGCGCCTACCCGGCACCCGCTGAACTGGCAGGAGGCGGACTTCTACGACGAGCAGGATCTGTTCGCCGAGCTGGAACGGGTGTTCGACATCTGCCATGGCTGCCGTCGCTGTTTCAATCTGTGTCATGCCTTCCCCACCCTGTTCGACGCCATCGACGAGTCGGACACCATGGAGCTCGATGGCGTGCCGCGCGAGGTCTACTGGCAGGTGGTCGACCACTGTTACCTCTGCGACATGTGTTTCGCGACCAAGTGCCCCTATGTGCCGCCTCACGAATGGAACATCGATTTCCCGCACCTGATGCTGCGTGCCAAGGCGGTGCGCTTCCGTCAGCAGGGTGCCCGGCCACGCGACCGTCTGCTCAGCGCCACCGACACCGTCGGCCGGCTGGCCGGCATCCCGGTGGTGGCCCAGATGGTGAATCTCGCCAACCGTCTGGAACCGGTGCGCGACCTGATGGAGACGGCGATCGGGGTGCATGCCAGGGCCAAGTTGCCGCCCTATCAGAGCCGCACCCTCTACCGGCGGGCCGGCGATCGCCAGCCCAGGGCGGTGGAGCCGCGCCCCGCGGGACCGACCCGCGGCAAGGTGGCGCTGTTCGCCACCTGCTATGGCAACTACAACGAGCCGGACATCGGTGAGGACCTGATCGCCGTGTTCGAGCACAACGACATTCCGCTGCGCCTGGTCGGCAAGGAGCGCTGCTGTGGCATGCCCAAGCTGGAGCTGGGTGACCTGGAGGCCGTGGCCGAGGCCAAGGCGGCGAACATCCCGCAGTTGCTGGCGCTGATCGAGGAGGGTTGGGATATCGTCGCCCCGGTGCCCTCCTGCGTGCTGATGTTCAAGCAGGAACTGCCGCTGATGTTCCCCGACGACGCCGATGTGGCCCGGGTGCGGGCACACGTCTACGATCCCTTCGAATACCTGATGCTGCGTCACCGTGACGGTCTGCTGAAGACCGACTTTGCGCAGCCGCTCGGCACCGTCGCCTATCACGTGGCCTGTCACCTGCGGGTGCAGAACATCGGCCTCAAGACCCGCGAGCTGCTGGAGCTGATCCCCGATACCCGGGTGCACCCCATCGAGCGCTGTTCCGGGCACGACGGCACCTATGCGGTGAAGCGCGAGTTCCACGAGATCTCGATGAAGATCGGTCGGCCGGTGGTCAAGCGCGTCGAGCAGGCCGCGGCCGATCACTATGGCAGCGACTGCCCGATGGCCGGCCACCAGATCGAGAACGGCCTGGCCGACGGCCGGGCGCCGGAGCATCCGCTGCGCCTGCTGCGCCTGGCCTATGGCATCTGAGCCGTCCGCGGCCTGCAGATGGCCGTGAAAAGCCGGTGTTTGGGCTGGCGGCTGTGGCGTTGGCCCTTTTTGTCCCTGTGTGGATCGATATCATTCAAGGTGAAACCCAGTCATGCGCAAGTTGAGTCGAGAGGACCTGTACAGCCTGGAAGAGTATGCCGAACTGCGGCCCGAGTTCAGGGCGCGGGTGCTTGAGCACAAGAAACAGCGGGTGCTGCCCATCGGCCCCCTGGCCAGCCTGTATTTCGAGGACCGCCTGACCATGCAGTACCAGGTGCAGGAGATGCTGCGCATCGAGCGCATCTTCGAGGCCGAGGCCATCGAGGAGGAACTGGCGGCCTACAATCCGCTGATTCCCGATGGCAGCAACTGGAAGGCGACCTTCATGATCGAGGTGCCCGATGCCGAGGAACGGCGTCGCAGGCTGATCGAGCTGCGCGGTATCGAACGTCACGTCTGGGTTCAGGTGGAGGGCTTCGATCCGGTCCATGCCATCGCCAACGAGGATCTGGAACGGGAGACCGAGGACAAGACCTCGGCGGTCCACTTCCTGCGTTTCGAACTGGGACCTGAGCGGGTCGCCGCGCTGCGCCAGGGGGCGGCGCTGCGTGCCGGCATCGGGCATCCGGCCTATACCCATCAGGTGGATGTCGATCCCGAGGTGCGTGAGGCATTGCTGGCGGATCTGGATTGACCCCCGCCGTGGCCGAACGCCGGCGGCTGCTATAGAATGCAGCCGATTCGAGCCATGAGGAATGCCGCCATCCCGCCATCTGTCATCATCCACCGTGCCGCCCTGCTGTGCACCCTGTTGCTCGCCTGGCAGGGGCCGCTGGTCGCCGGCGAGGACGGCCCGGAGTGGGGCAGCCCGGAGCCGCTGCCTGCCTGGCAGGAGCAGGCGCACAGCCTGCCTCCCTACCCCGACGCCGACAGGCTGCTGCGCCTGAAGTCGCAGCTTCCGGGCGCTGCCCTGGAGATGCTGGTCGATCCCGCCTCGATCGAGCCGGGCAAGGACGGCGTGGTGCGTTACACGCTGGTGCTGCGTTCCCCCAGCGGGGCCAGCAACGTCTTCTACGAGGGCATCCGCTGTGACGGCCGCCAGCTCAAGACCTATGCCTATGGCAGCAGCGGCAGCTGGCACCCCCTGTCCGATCCGCAGTGGCAAGCGCTCGGCGGCAACGGCAGCATGCGCTACCGACGTCTGCTGTTCTCCCATCTGTGCAACATCGACGGCAGCCTGCCGCAGCGCCGCGAGATCCTGCGGCGGCTGAGATACGGCGAGGCCGAACTCCTGTTGTAGCGCCGGCTTGCCGCTGTCGAATGACCACGATCCCTGACCAGAGCCCATCATGAGCAGTGACTACGATGCCTCTTCCATCGAGGTTCTGAGCGGCCTCGACCCGGTGCGCAAGCGCCCGGGGATGTACACTGACACCAGCCGACCCAATCACCTGGCCCAGGAGGTGATCGACAACAGCGTCGACGAGGCCATCGCCGGCCACGCCAGGCTGATCGAGGTGACGCTGTACAAGGACGGTTCGCTCGAGGTGCGCGACGACGGCCGCGGCATGCCGGTCGACATCCACCCCGAGCAGGGGGTGCCGGGCGTGGAGGTGATCCTCACCCGGCTGCATGCCGGCGGCAAGTTCTCCAGCAAGAACTACCAGTTCTCCGGCGGCTTGCACGGCGTCGGCGTGTCGGTGGTCAATGCCCTGTCCCGTCACCTGGAACTCTGGGTGCGGCGCGGCGGCAAGGAATACAACATGGCCTTCGCCAACGGCGAGAAGGTCTCCGATCTGGAGGTCGTCGGCAGCGTCGGCCGCCAGAACACCGGTACCCGGTTGCGTTTCTGGCCGGACCCCAGGTATTTCGATTCGCCGAAGTTCTCCGTGCCGCGGCTGAAGCACGTGCTGCGCGCCAAGGCGGTACTCTGTCCCGGCCTGCGGGTGCGCTTCCACGACGAGGCCAGCGGCGAGCGTGTCGAATGGCTGTATCAGGCGGGCCTGCGCGACTACCTGCTGGAGGCACTGAACGGTGCCGAGACCCTGCCCGAACAGCCCTTCACCGGTGACTTCAGCGGCAACCACGAGGCCGCCGAGTGGGCCGTGGTCTGGCTGCCGGAGGGCGGCGAGCCGGTCGCCGAGAGCTACGTCAACCTGATCCCCACTGCCCAGGGTGGCACCCACGTCAACGGCCTGCGCACCGGCCTGACCGAGGCGATCCGCGAGTTCTGCGAGTTCCGCAGCCTGCTGCCGCGCGGCGTGCGCATCACCCCTGACGACGTCTGGGATCGCTGCAGCTACATCCTCTCGGTGAAGCTGGCCGACCCGCAGTTCAGCGGCCAGACCAAGGAACGGTTGTCGTCACGCGAATGTGCGGCCTTCGTCTCCGGTGTGGTCAAGGATGCCTTCAGTCTGTGGCTCAACCAGCACACCGAGGCCGGCGAACGGATCGCGCTGCTGGCGATCCAGGCCGCACAGAGCCGCATGCGGGCCGGCAAGAAGGTGGTGCGCAAGAAGGTCACCAGCGGGCCGGCGCTGCCCGGCAAGCTGGCCGACTGCGCCTCCAGCGATCCCAGGCGCACCGAGCTGTTTCTGGTCGAGGGCGATTCGGCCGGTGGTTCCGCCAAGCAGGCGCGGGACCGCGAGTTCCAGGCCATCATGCCACTGCGTGGCAAGATCCTGAACACCTGGGAGGTGGATTCCGCCGAGGTGCTGGCCTCGCAGGAGGTGCACGACATCAGCATCGCCATCGGCGTCGACCCCGGTTCCGCGCGTCTCGACGGCCTGCGCTACGGCAAGATCTGCATCCTCGCCGACGCGGATTCCGACGGCGCGCACATCGCCACCCTGCTGTGCGCCCTGTTCCTGCGTCACTTCCGGCCACTGGTCGAGGCCGGCCATGTCTATGTCGCCATGCCCCCGCTGTACCGGATCGACGTCGGCAAGCAGGTGTTCTATGCCCTGGACGACGCCGAGAAGGAGGGTGTGCTGGACCGCATCGCCGCCGAGAAGATCCGCGGCAAGGTCAATGTGCAGCGCTTCAAGGGGCTTGGCGAGATGAATCCCATGCAGCTGCGTGAGACCACCATCAATCCCGACACCCGCCGCCTGGTGCAACTCACCCTCGAACCTGGCGACGCCACCGACCAGCTGATGGATATGCTGCTGGCCCGCAAGCGGGTCGCCGATCGCCGCGCCTGGCTGGAGAAAAACGGCGACCTGGCCGATATATGATCGATGCCCTTGCACGCCGAAGGGTATTTGCATGATTAAAACTATATAAATCAGTCATATATCAACTTCTTGTCTGGACAGTGAGCTGGGGGTGCTGTCGTATGGCGAAGATCCTGGTCAAGCATTACAAGAGCCTGAGTGTGGGGGCGCGGGAGAAGACGCTGGTCACCGAGCTGGTGACCGAGGATTCGGAGACCGGTCGCTTCCTGCGCAAGATGGAGGAGAAGCGCATCCGCCGTCCCTGCTTCGAGACCATCGACATGCGTGGCAAGGTGCCGGGCGAGTGCCAGCGCTATCTGCTCGATGACCGGGTCTTCTACCTCGACGACATCTCCTACGGCATCTATCAGCGCGGCGTCAATGAGAATGGCGGTGTCTTCACCGTCGGCACCTACGAGGCCATCGTCAACGGCCAGCACACCAACAAGGCGATCCGCGAGGCGGAGCTCAAGGCGCGCCAGGTCGAGTCGCCAGGAAGCGGCTACCCGGGGATGCGACGCAGCGCGCCGGGCGAGGACGGGACCGAGGAGGCCACGGCCGAGGTGGCCAGCCGCCGCTTCAATCCGCAGCGGGTCAGTCTCGGCTATTTCCACAAGCGTCGCGCCGCGCGCCTCCAGTACGTCACCGAGCTGCGGGTGGAGGCGGAGGGACATGCCTTTTCCGGCAACAGCCGGGACATCTCGGTCACGGGTCTCCGCGCCCAGTTCAAGGGCGTGTTCGGCTTCCAGCCGGGACAGCGTCTGCAGCTGAGTTTCCCCGCGCTCCAGGAACAGCACCCCGAGATCGGTCTGAGTGACCTGGCCTACGAGGTGGTCCGTTCCGAGCAAAAGGGTGCCGATCACCTGCTGTGTCTGCGGCTGATCGAGGCGCAGGCCCCTGCGTCCTTCTCGCCCTTCATCGCTGACCTGGTGGAACGCTTCAAGCGCAAGTACCGGCTGGATGCGGAGGATGATCTGCTGACGGTGGCCGCTGGCTGGTACGAGCGGATCCATGTGGCGAACAGTGGTCTGCTGCCGCTGTTTCTCGCCGGCACGCCCGAGGCGCCGCGGCTGCAGGCGGTGGGTAGCAGCGACGGCAATCGGCATCTGCTCGACTTCTTCCGCCGACCCAGGGGCGGGCACGATCTGTCGTCGCTGGCCCTGCCGCATCGCCTGGCGCCTTGTGCCCGCGGGCAGTCCGTGCTGATCGCCCTGTACCGGGAGAAGGAGACGGACGGCCTGCGTGTCCATTCGGCGGCCGATTGCGAGTTCGAGCGCGCGGAGGACTTCATCCGCTTCCTGCGCCTGACGCTGACCCACGCCGGTTGTCGCATTCTCAAGCTGATGCCCGGCACCCTGCCGTTCCGCGCGCCGGATCCGCGCTACCTCGATCTGGTCACCGAACGCCTGCGGGAACATGCCGAGGACGAGGCCCAGGCCCTGCAGGCGCGCATCCAGGCGCTCAATGCCCTGGTGCTGGCCGTCGACGTCACCGATCAGGTGCAGGCCATGATTCCCGCCACGGTGGAGGACAGCGATCTGCAGCAGGGCTTGCACTGCTGGGTCGGGCACGAGCGGCGCCTGCTGCCGGGGCTCGAGGCCAGCGAGTCGGTCGATGCCGCGCTGCTGGAGCCCGAGCTGGTTCCCCTGGCCTATGTCGAACAGCGGCGCGAAGGGCGTTATCTGGCAGAGACGGCGGTCGAGGTGATCGTCGACGGCAGCCGCCACAAGGCCAGCACCCGGGACATCTCGACCCGTGGCCTCGCCATCCGCCTGGACAAGGCGCTGCCTCTCAAGGCTGGCAGCGAGATCAAGGTGGCGCTGGTCAGTCTGCAGAAGAAGCGCCCCAGCCTCAACCTGATGGCGGTGCCCTACCGGGCCGTGGGTCTGGAGCGGGGCCGGCCGGTGATCCTGCGCCTGGAACGCATCCGCAACCGGGACGAGAAGAAGATCGACGACTTCTTCGTCGAGGTGATCACCAAGAACAAGAGCAAGCTGACGCTGGACATGCGCGATACCCTGAATGCGGCCCAGGCGCGCTGTTTCGAGCGGATCATGGTCTGCAACCTGCCGGTCATTCCCTTCTATATCGTCCGCGAAGAGGAGGGGGGCGGTTGCCTGCATCGGGTGGCGCTGCCCGAGGCATCGTCGCCGCTGGCCGAGTTCTTCCGTTTGCCGGACGGCAGCCACGACTTCAGCTGGCTGTCGGACTCGAGGCTGATCCTCGCCCTCTATCAGCAGATCGGCAAGATGGCACGCCAGGCCCAGGCAGAGCATGCCCGTCCGCCGCATGTCGAACTGGAGGTCTACTGTTACAAGGCGGTCGACCCACAGAGCGGTGAATGCCGGCTGCATACCGCCACCGAGCTGGATTTCGATTCCGAGGGTGAGCGCGAGCTGTTCCTGGTCGAGGCCGCGGCCTCGGGTGAATTCCGCTTCCTCAAGCTGCTGCTCAGCTACAGCGAGGAACTGAACCGGGTCGAGCTGGACAACAGCCTGGAACCGATCCGCAGCCAGTCTCGCCATCGGGTGGCACGGCTGCAGGAACAGCTGCTGTCCATCGTCGGCTGCGGTGAACTGATCGACGTCAGCGACCAGTTGCTTGCCCGCCGCGCTCTCGGCTAGCCCGGATATTGCACCAAGGGGGCCGGCATGAATGGGGTTCGAGCTGTAATCCAAAGATGCCATGGCCATCAAAGGCCCTCCGGGCGGGTTACCGTTTGCGCCTCGATCGCGGCCTGGAGACCGCTCCTACGGCAACACATTGTGCCGCCATGCCCCGTAGGAGCGGCCTCCAGGCCGCGATTGGGGGGATCCACGGCGGGCAATGCCCGGAGTCGACCGAACAGGCACAAAGCCGGGTTACGAGTTCCCGACCCATTTGCCAGCCTGCATGCCGATCATGCGGACCGGCTTGGTGCAATATCCGGGCTAGGCGGTAGTAGCCTGCCGCCCGCCGGCCGGGGCCCCGCTCCTTCCTGTTCGCCGTCGCCGGGCTTTGCGGTAAAGTATTAACCCGGCAAGGGTCTACATTGCATTCAGCCACAG harbors:
- the folE2 gene encoding GTP cyclohydrolase FolE2 produces the protein MSQPKPGSETGCCPIADVQSSADTRQIAIDKVGIKDIRHPVRISDRSDGEQHTVATFNMYVNLPHNFKGTHMSRFVEILNRHEKEITVDSFKEMLGEMTELLEAEAGHIEMNFPYFVNKTAPVSGVQSLMDYDVTFIGEIRDGRPQMNIKIVVPVTSLCPCSKKISDYGAHNQRSHVTINVRTRGFIWIEELIEMVEQEASCELYGLLKRPDEKAVTERAYDNPKFVEDMVRDVAARLNQDERVAAYVVESENFESIHNHSAYAMIVHDKEAEAG
- the queD gene encoding 6-carboxytetrahydropterin synthase QueD, producing the protein MSACYTLRVLTEFAAAHTLRGYPGACARMHGHNWKVEVEVEARQLDEIGMGLDFKLIKRSANDIAGRLDHQYLNELPPFDATNPTAENIAAYFYRELAQILNDDRVRVRSVTLWETDRACVRYTED
- the dxs gene encoding 1-deoxy-D-xylulose-5-phosphate synthase; the protein is MSDSAYPLLERIDSPADLRTLPPQRLPELARELRAFLIESVSRTGGHLAAGLGTVELTLALHYVYDTPEDRLVWDVGHQSYPHKILTGRRRQMASLRQKGGLSGFPKRDESPYDSFGVGHSSTSISAATGMALAAARSGERRRVVAIIGDGAMTAGQAFEALNHAGDADADLLVILNDNEMSISPNVGALSNYFGRLLAGRMYSTMREGGKRVLKNLPPVAELARRAEEHMKGMVVPGTLFEELGFNYLGPIDGHDLPMLIRTLENVRGLHGPRLLHVVTRKGKGYPPAEASPCAFHGVGRFDPHSGKVEAGSSSGPSYTRIFGDWICDMAEADPQLVAITPAMREGSGLVEFSERYPERYFDVGIAEQHSVTFAAGLACEGFRPVVAIYSTFLQRAYDQLIHDVALQNLPVTFAIDRAGLVGPDGPTHAGSFDLSYLRCVPNLLLMAPSDENECRQMLYTAHRHEGPAAVRYPRGTGPGASVQREMQDLPIGRAELRRRGRHVALLAFGSLLAAALEAGERLDATVVNMRFVKPLDEAMIRELAAEHGLLVTLEENVVAGGAGAGVGECLAAAGLQPALLNLGLPDGFVEQGSREELLADCGLDVAGICAVINRRLGGGNCAAGDDRLVSQPASFSKADAS
- the ispA gene encoding (2E,6E)-farnesyl diphosphate synthase — encoded protein: MANPKPSTTPTPAEPGLQAFLDEARARIEAALQRWLPAAATHPQRLHEAMRYATLDGGKRIRPVLVYASGRAVGAAPGVLDVPAAALECIHAYSLIHDDLPAMDDDELRRGRPTCHRAFGEAEAILAGDALQTLAFDILARRGEALPPATRLRMIELLARSAGSRGMVGGQAIDLASVGQTLTLAELEDMHIHKTGALIRAGVVMGALCRPDVAEDSLQHLDHYAKCIGLAFQIQDDILDVEGDTATLGKTAGADQSLDKPTYPALLGLDGARSRARELVDDALHSLREFDATADPLRGIARYIVERNH
- a CDS encoding exodeoxyribonuclease VII small subunit, which codes for MPRKKSPPDFEKTLAELEALVEKMEQGDMSLEESLKSFERGIQLTRSCQQALQAAEQKVEQLLEDHGEPEAFDNPDAG
- a CDS encoding rubrerythrin family protein — translated: MELKGSKTEENLKAAFAGESQANRRYLYFATKADVEGYNDVAAVFRSTAEGETGHAHGHLEYLEAVGDPATGLPIGSTADNLKAAIAGETHEYTDMYPGMAKTARDEGFDEIADWFETLAKAERSHANRFQKALDTLDD
- a CDS encoding heterodisulfide reductase-related iron-sulfur binding cluster; translation: MSAPTEGKREGSLEAPTRHPLNWQEADFYDEQDLFAELERVFDICHGCRRCFNLCHAFPTLFDAIDESDTMELDGVPREVYWQVVDHCYLCDMCFATKCPYVPPHEWNIDFPHLMLRAKAVRFRQQGARPRDRLLSATDTVGRLAGIPVVAQMVNLANRLEPVRDLMETAIGVHARAKLPPYQSRTLYRRAGDRQPRAVEPRPAGPTRGKVALFATCYGNYNEPDIGEDLIAVFEHNDIPLRLVGKERCCGMPKLELGDLEAVAEAKAANIPQLLALIEEGWDIVAPVPSCVLMFKQELPLMFPDDADVARVRAHVYDPFEYLMLRHRDGLLKTDFAQPLGTVAYHVACHLRVQNIGLKTRELLELIPDTRVHPIERCSGHDGTYAVKREFHEISMKIGRPVVKRVEQAAADHYGSDCPMAGHQIENGLADGRAPEHPLRLLRLAYGI
- a CDS encoding DUF3501 family protein, with the translated sequence MRKLSREDLYSLEEYAELRPEFRARVLEHKKQRVLPIGPLASLYFEDRLTMQYQVQEMLRIERIFEAEAIEEELAAYNPLIPDGSNWKATFMIEVPDAEERRRRLIELRGIERHVWVQVEGFDPVHAIANEDLERETEDKTSAVHFLRFELGPERVAALRQGAALRAGIGHPAYTHQVDVDPEVREALLADLD
- a CDS encoding CNP1-like family protein, producing the protein MRNAAIPPSVIIHRAALLCTLLLAWQGPLVAGEDGPEWGSPEPLPAWQEQAHSLPPYPDADRLLRLKSQLPGAALEMLVDPASIEPGKDGVVRYTLVLRSPSGASNVFYEGIRCDGRQLKTYAYGSSGSWHPLSDPQWQALGGNGSMRYRRLLFSHLCNIDGSLPQRREILRRLRYGEAELLL